From Chryseobacterium sp. H1D6B, a single genomic window includes:
- the hutH gene encoding histidine ammonia-lyase — translation MIYGVDVFNFHDVLEICKTPNKAKLNKAAKDQILKSQKNVQKIVESDRCVYGINTGFGPLCDTKISADETAQLQYNLIISHAVGVGKPIDKELSKIMMITKVHALSKGFSGVSLEVIQRMIVMLEKDIIPVVPEQGSVGASGDLAPLSHLVLPLLGLGQVWEGDTVSETLDVLKKHDLEPLTLGPKEGLGLINGTQFILAHAIKGLEKFEYLLNLADMTAAMSLEAYRGSESPFKKELHDIRPFEGSKKVAARMVKFLKNSENMKAHEDCERVQDPYSMRCVPQVHGASRNAFEHLKSMAETELNSVTDNPIILSAEESISGGNFHGQLMAMPLDYATLAAAELGNISDRRSYLLLEGKYGLPRLLTESSGLNSGFMIPQYTSAALVTENKTLCFPASADSIPTSLGQEDHVSMGSISGRKFNQVLGNLVNILSVELMFAAQGLEFRRPAKCSKIIEQNYALIRTKVDKLEDDRLIGKDMLAIAELINERKFIVEF, via the coding sequence ATGATATACGGTGTAGATGTTTTCAATTTCCACGATGTGCTGGAAATCTGTAAAACTCCAAATAAAGCTAAGCTGAATAAAGCAGCAAAGGATCAGATTTTAAAATCACAGAAAAATGTTCAGAAAATAGTAGAGTCAGATCGATGTGTCTATGGGATCAATACAGGATTCGGGCCTCTTTGTGATACTAAAATTTCTGCAGATGAAACCGCTCAGTTACAATATAACTTAATCATCTCTCATGCTGTAGGAGTTGGAAAGCCAATTGATAAAGAACTTTCAAAAATCATGATGATTACGAAAGTTCATGCATTATCAAAAGGGTTTTCAGGAGTTTCTCTGGAAGTGATCCAAAGAATGATTGTGATGCTTGAAAAAGATATTATTCCTGTGGTTCCAGAACAAGGATCGGTAGGAGCTTCTGGAGATTTGGCCCCTTTGTCACATTTGGTACTGCCTCTTTTGGGATTAGGACAGGTTTGGGAAGGTGATACAGTTTCCGAAACATTAGATGTATTAAAAAAGCATGATCTTGAACCTTTAACTTTAGGTCCAAAAGAAGGATTAGGATTAATCAATGGAACTCAGTTTATTCTGGCTCATGCTATTAAAGGGTTAGAGAAATTCGAATATTTATTGAATCTTGCAGATATGACCGCCGCTATGAGTCTTGAGGCTTACCGCGGTTCTGAAAGTCCGTTCAAAAAAGAACTTCATGACATAAGACCATTTGAAGGAAGCAAAAAAGTAGCGGCAAGAATGGTGAAATTCCTTAAGAATTCTGAGAACATGAAAGCTCATGAGGATTGTGAGAGAGTACAGGATCCTTATTCTATGAGATGTGTGCCTCAGGTTCACGGAGCGAGCAGAAATGCTTTTGAGCACCTAAAGTCCATGGCAGAAACAGAATTGAATTCAGTAACGGATAATCCAATTATTTTAAGTGCTGAAGAATCAATTTCAGGAGGAAATTTCCACGGACAGTTAATGGCGATGCCTTTAGATTATGCAACTTTGGCGGCCGCCGAATTAGGAAATATTTCAGACAGAAGAAGTTATTTATTGTTAGAAGGTAAATACGGATTGCCAAGATTGCTGACGGAAAGCTCAGGGTTGAATTCAGGATTTATGATTCCTCAATATACATCAGCAGCTTTGGTTACTGAAAATAAAACATTATGTTTCCCGGCTTCTGCAGATTCAATTCCTACAAGTTTAGGACAGGAGGATCATGTTTCTATGGGAAGTATTTCAGGGAGAAAATTCAATCAGGTTCTTGGAAACTTAGTGAATATTCTGTCTGTTGAATTAATGTTTGCAGCCCAGGGACTGGAATTTAGAAGACCTGCTAAATGCTCGAAAATTATAGAGCAGAATTATGCACTTATCCGTACTAAAGTAGATAAACTTGAAGACGACAGACTGATAGGAAAGGATATGCTGGCTATTGCAGAGCTGATCAACGAAAGAAAATTCATAGTTGAATTTTAG
- a CDS encoding GNAT family N-acetyltransferase, translated as MIIKRVDSADIDFQDLVKLLDADLAVRDGDDHDFYHQFNKIDMLKNCVVTYLGDEAVACGAFKPFSEDSVEIKRMYTNPDKRKLGLASKTLNALEIWAEESGYKKCVLETGIMQPEAIALYEKNGYKQIPNYGEYAGVENSVCFEKIL; from the coding sequence ATGATTATAAAAAGAGTAGATTCCGCAGATATTGATTTTCAGGATCTGGTCAAACTCCTTGATGCGGATCTGGCAGTGCGTGATGGTGATGACCACGACTTTTATCACCAATTCAACAAGATTGATATGCTGAAAAACTGTGTAGTAACTTATTTAGGTGATGAAGCCGTTGCCTGTGGAGCTTTTAAGCCATTTTCCGAAGACAGTGTAGAAATAAAAAGAATGTACACGAATCCTGATAAAAGAAAATTAGGACTCGCCTCTAAAACATTGAATGCATTAGAAATCTGGGCTGAAGAATCCGGATATAAAAAATGTGTTTTAGAAACAGGAATTATGCAGCCCGAAGCGATTGCCCTTTATGAAAAGAATGGATACAAACAAATTCCCAATTATGGAGAGTACGCCGGTGTAGAAAATAGTGTCTGTTTTGAAAAAATATTGTAA
- a CDS encoding S8/S53 family peptidase translates to MRKNVFYLLALFFILTSCTRDGFQNETAGIEVVQKDPLTSKQINAEINQSIKTKGTFSWNQSSDYFVWSAVFQGNKIASVGFGSSKKDFDRSLSSDNEEIQNEILSVIQKYEGKEKGRVIMTSDKFLNQMDVFIEKQETIVALRRMKTVRYLEPADYHYFENERGTAKSSGSSGCGFETAVLNTADYTTVTPNAKAPWSFYKHNITNAWSYSTGAGVTVGLIDTGVSPEQSLLGSSFNNGLSSGRTISKIGVHVDSIWPWSTGYDGPDDQCGHGTKMASTIAAPRNNQGQAVGVAYNANLIVYRAATNVVLDGYHEQNGVKIAFTELANNNNVKIISMSMGHIFSVGKIEDAVKYAYSKGKLIFCAGGTSTSFTNFVGVIFPAWMPETQAITGVKENTSNQKCDVCHSGSEIDFTYQMERASGSSIPVLSYYNAQADYVGGSSVATASTAGIAALVWAKNPSWTRDQVLNKMRQSATYYPSPDSNYGYGNINVLNAVQ, encoded by the coding sequence ATGAGAAAAAATGTATTTTACCTTTTAGCCCTGTTTTTTATCTTGACCTCATGTACGAGAGACGGATTTCAAAACGAAACGGCAGGAATTGAAGTTGTTCAAAAAGATCCTTTGACTTCAAAACAGATCAATGCCGAAATCAACCAGTCTATTAAGACTAAAGGAACTTTCAGCTGGAACCAGTCATCTGATTATTTTGTCTGGAGCGCTGTTTTCCAAGGAAATAAAATAGCATCTGTCGGTTTCGGTTCTTCTAAAAAAGATTTTGACAGAAGTCTGTCTTCTGACAATGAGGAAATACAGAATGAAATTTTATCGGTGATCCAGAAGTACGAAGGCAAGGAAAAAGGAAGAGTTATAATGACTTCCGATAAGTTCCTGAATCAGATGGATGTTTTTATTGAAAAGCAAGAAACGATAGTTGCTTTGCGCCGTATGAAAACAGTACGTTATCTTGAGCCCGCTGACTATCATTATTTTGAAAATGAAAGAGGAACTGCCAAATCCAGCGGTTCATCAGGATGCGGATTTGAAACAGCAGTTTTGAATACTGCAGACTACACAACAGTCACTCCCAATGCAAAGGCACCCTGGTCTTTTTACAAACATAATATCACAAACGCCTGGAGCTACAGTACAGGAGCTGGAGTTACAGTAGGTCTTATCGATACCGGAGTTTCTCCAGAACAGAGCCTTCTTGGAAGCAGTTTTAATAACGGCCTATCTTCAGGAAGAACAATTAGTAAAATTGGTGTACACGTAGATTCTATATGGCCGTGGAGTACCGGATATGACGGGCCGGATGACCAGTGCGGCCATGGAACGAAAATGGCGTCAACAATTGCGGCTCCTAGAAATAACCAGGGACAGGCTGTCGGAGTTGCTTACAATGCCAATTTAATTGTATACCGTGCGGCAACAAATGTTGTGCTTGACGGCTATCACGAACAAAACGGAGTGAAAATAGCATTCACTGAGCTGGCAAATAATAATAATGTGAAAATTATTTCAATGTCAATGGGGCATATTTTCTCTGTCGGCAAAATTGAAGATGCTGTAAAATATGCTTATTCTAAAGGGAAATTAATTTTCTGTGCAGGAGGAACTTCTACAAGTTTTACCAATTTTGTGGGAGTGATTTTCCCGGCATGGATGCCCGAAACACAGGCGATTACTGGGGTAAAAGAAAATACTTCCAATCAAAAATGTGATGTCTGCCACTCAGGATCTGAAATTGATTTTACTTATCAGATGGAAAGAGCATCAGGAAGTAGTATTCCCGTTTTAAGTTACTACAACGCACAGGCCGATTATGTAGGAGGTTCTTCTGTAGCAACAGCTTCTACGGCAGGAATTGCAGCGTTAGTATGGGCTAAAAATCCATCTTGGACGAGAGATCAGGTTTTGAATAAAATGAGACAGTCGGCAACCTATTATCCGTCTCCTGATTCCAACTATGGATATGGAAATATTAATGTTTTAAATGCTGTTCAATAA
- a CDS encoding carboxypeptidase-like regulatory domain-containing protein yields the protein MKKTVLLSLILFPFYFFFAQIIKGKVVNDAEIPISNVNIYLDGTKIGTTSKEDGSFALELSSKNTGNLVFQKENYETFTTETSKVSNKTLKVVLIKVNEIEEVKIIPYTEETYKNFINYFLDNFIGSDQQHVKIKNQRSLKFSYDKQNKLLKVKAPQPLLIENKNLGYIIEYNLVTFSADFNAKMFTYTGTSFFKESKQSDKVKLNRMNAYEGSMMHFLRSIFTNKTASEGFVVNRVIKIPNPKYPTDEELEKIKDYFKMTAKSKVISLPQDILDISRRKNNESPYVMAIAKTQIPESDYTKTEDGKMILTFKDILQVNYKKFFFDLKNKKFTKSSTLVVQTSFLHPEGETFEIYESGNISNPDLLINQGDFSKNKIENMLPLDYELGD from the coding sequence ATGAAAAAAACAGTATTACTATCACTCATTTTATTTCCGTTTTACTTCTTTTTTGCCCAGATTATTAAGGGTAAAGTAGTGAATGATGCTGAAATACCTATCTCCAATGTGAATATCTATCTGGACGGAACAAAAATAGGGACAACCTCCAAAGAGGACGGAAGTTTCGCCCTCGAATTATCTTCCAAAAATACCGGGAATTTAGTTTTTCAAAAAGAAAATTATGAGACTTTTACCACCGAAACTTCAAAAGTTTCCAATAAGACGTTAAAGGTAGTTTTAATTAAAGTAAATGAAATAGAAGAGGTAAAAATCATTCCTTACACGGAAGAAACTTATAAGAATTTTATTAATTATTTTTTAGATAATTTCATCGGCTCCGATCAGCAGCATGTTAAAATAAAAAACCAAAGGTCTTTAAAGTTTTCTTACGACAAACAGAATAAACTTTTAAAAGTAAAAGCCCCGCAGCCTTTACTTATAGAAAATAAAAATCTGGGATATATTATTGAATATAACCTAGTTACTTTTTCAGCAGACTTTAATGCAAAAATGTTCACTTATACCGGAACAAGTTTCTTTAAAGAATCAAAACAAAGCGATAAAGTAAAATTGAACAGAATGAATGCTTATGAAGGAAGTATGATGCATTTCTTACGCAGTATTTTTACTAATAAAACAGCCAGCGAGGGATTCGTTGTCAATAGAGTCATTAAAATACCCAATCCTAAATATCCTACTGATGAAGAATTGGAAAAGATAAAAGACTATTTCAAAATGACAGCAAAGTCAAAAGTAATCAGCCTTCCGCAAGATATACTTGATATTTCCAGAAGAAAAAACAATGAAAGCCCTTATGTAATGGCTATTGCTAAAACCCAAATTCCCGAGTCTGATTATACCAAAACAGAGGATGGAAAAATGATTCTTACTTTCAAAGATATTCTGCAGGTGAATTATAAAAAGTTCTTTTTCGACCTAAAAAACAAAAAGTTTACAAAAAGCAGCACCCTTGTCGTACAAACCTCTTTTCTACATCCTGAAGGAGAAACATTTGAGATCTACGAAAGCGGGAACATTTCAAATCCTGATCTGCTCATCAATCAAGGAGATTTTTCAAAAAATAAAATTGAAAACATGCTTCCTTTAGATTATGAATTAGGGGATTAA
- the ygiD gene encoding 4,5-DOPA dioxygenase extradiol codes for MNLNDLQNISDNFENTQRMPVLFLGHGSPMNAIEENQFVQGFRKAAAEIPKPNAILCISAHWFTHGTFVTAMDMPKTIHDFGGFPKALFDVEYPAPGSPELAKETAALLSPALVEEDHNWGLDHGAWSVIKHMYPNADIPVIQLSIDYTKPPQYHFDLAEKLNKLREKGILIIGSGNIVHNLRLIDWRNINTVGAGWDWAVEAREKTNNWLLDGSFQNIIDYQKQGTFLQYAVPTPDHYLPLIYALGLKDKSENLSLFNDELIGGSLSMTSVRIG; via the coding sequence ATGAACCTCAACGATTTACAAAACATCAGTGACAATTTTGAAAACACTCAAAGAATGCCTGTTTTATTTCTCGGGCACGGTTCTCCTATGAATGCAATCGAAGAAAATCAGTTTGTACAGGGATTCAGAAAAGCGGCAGCAGAAATTCCAAAACCAAATGCCATTTTATGTATTTCTGCGCATTGGTTTACACACGGAACTTTCGTTACGGCAATGGATATGCCTAAAACTATTCATGACTTCGGCGGTTTTCCAAAAGCTTTGTTTGATGTAGAGTATCCAGCTCCCGGAAGCCCTGAATTAGCTAAAGAAACAGCAGCACTTTTATCGCCAGCTTTGGTGGAAGAAGATCATAATTGGGGTTTAGATCACGGTGCATGGTCCGTAATTAAACATATGTATCCCAATGCAGATATTCCCGTAATTCAATTAAGTATCGATTACACAAAACCTCCGCAGTATCATTTTGATTTAGCTGAAAAATTAAATAAACTCCGTGAAAAAGGGATCTTAATTATCGGAAGCGGAAACATTGTACATAATTTAAGGCTGATCGACTGGAGAAATATCAATACTGTAGGAGCCGGCTGGGACTGGGCAGTTGAAGCAAGAGAAAAAACTAACAATTGGCTTCTTGACGGCAGTTTTCAAAATATTATCGATTATCAAAAACAGGGAACATTTTTACAATATGCTGTTCCTACACCAGATCATTATCTGCCTTTGATCTATGCACTAGGTTTGAAAGATAAGTCTGAAAATCTCTCTTTATTTAATGATGAATTAATTGGCGGTTCGCTCAGTATGACAAGCGTGAGAATTGGTTAA
- a CDS encoding YceI family protein, with the protein MATKWNLDPTHSEITFKVKHMMISNVKGSFRNFNAAIEADDDTFKNAKTTATIETDSIFTNNTDRDNHLKSAEFFNTEANPTITFESQALNDTITGNLTVNGITKPITLDVDFGGINKDPWGNTKAGFSFEGKISRKDFGLNWNATLEAGGVMVSDDVKIAGELQFVKQA; encoded by the coding sequence ATGGCTACAAAATGGAATTTAGACCCAACTCATAGTGAAATTACTTTCAAAGTAAAACACATGATGATCTCTAACGTAAAAGGAAGTTTCAGAAACTTTAATGCAGCAATTGAAGCTGATGATGATACTTTCAAAAATGCGAAAACAACAGCAACTATTGAAACGGATTCTATCTTTACAAACAATACAGATAGAGACAACCACTTAAAATCTGCTGAGTTTTTTAATACTGAAGCTAACCCAACTATTACTTTTGAATCTCAGGCATTAAATGACACCATTACTGGAAACCTTACAGTAAACGGAATTACAAAACCGATCACTTTAGATGTAGATTTCGGGGGTATCAATAAAGATCCTTGGGGAAATACAAAAGCAGGTTTCTCTTTTGAAGGAAAAATCAGCAGAAAAGATTTCGGTTTAAACTGGAATGCAACATTGGAAGCCGGCGGTGTAATGGTAAGTGACGATGTAAAAATTGCAGGAGAATTACAGTTTGTAAAACAAGCATAA
- a CDS encoding S9 family peptidase, with product MKLYKLSLLMIVLGGTAFAQTQKFTMAEAVNGLRTNLAVKSVSQFSWSEDGKSYIQGVKGGYLITDLKTNKQDTLISVTQLNKSFSDNKLKAVPQIKFISNSNAYFNANGKMYWVEKSGNDWKIKNSASLDENASNVKIFGDNQTLAYTVKNNLYINKNGKSSAVTNDTDENIISGQAVHRNEFGIDTGIFPSPNSENVAFYRMDQSMVADYPVIDWSVTPAVSHTMKYPMAGQASHQVTLGVYNIKSKAVTFLNIEGEKDQYLTAVTWSPDSKYIFVGVLNRGQNHLKMNQYDAVTGNFVRTLFEETNDKYVEPQHPLVFFPKSNTDFIWQSQRTGYNHLFHYSLEKGLVAQITKGDWLVTDILGFSEKKKEIYFISTKETPLERHLYRINWTNFKMQRLDDASGMHSGVLSSDGSYLFDMYSNEAAPRVANIINTNTLKSHNILTAENTLKNYQRPEIKNVELKADDGTPLYGKIILPTNFDPNKKYPVIVYLYNGPHLQLVTNTFPASGNLWYEYMAQNGYIIFTMDGRGSSNRGMKFEQAVFRNLGTTEMKDQMKGVDYLKSLPYVDAERMGIHGWSFGGFMTTSFMLRHPEVFKVGVAGGPVIDWKMYEIMYGERYMDTPQENPEGYAAANLLDKVQNLKGKLLMIHGAQDDVVVWQHSIKFIKSAVDNGVQLDYFVYPGHPHNVIGKDRVHLMQKVTDYFDQYLKK from the coding sequence ATGAAATTATATAAATTATCTTTATTGATGATCGTTTTGGGCGGAACAGCTTTTGCCCAGACACAAAAATTTACGATGGCGGAAGCTGTAAACGGCTTAAGAACAAACTTAGCAGTGAAAAGTGTTTCTCAGTTTTCATGGTCTGAAGATGGGAAATCCTACATTCAGGGGGTGAAAGGCGGTTATTTAATTACAGATTTGAAAACCAATAAACAGGATACTTTGATTTCTGTAACTCAATTAAATAAAAGCTTTTCAGATAATAAACTGAAAGCCGTTCCTCAGATTAAATTTATCAGTAATTCTAATGCATATTTTAATGCGAACGGAAAGATGTACTGGGTTGAAAAATCTGGAAATGACTGGAAAATAAAGAACAGCGCTTCTTTGGATGAAAATGCATCTAATGTGAAAATTTTCGGAGATAACCAGACGTTGGCTTATACCGTTAAAAATAATTTATATATCAATAAAAACGGAAAAAGTAGTGCTGTCACGAATGATACAGATGAAAATATCATCAGCGGGCAGGCAGTACACAGAAACGAGTTTGGAATAGATACAGGGATTTTCCCTTCTCCAAACTCTGAAAACGTTGCTTTCTACAGAATGGATCAGAGCATGGTAGCAGATTATCCTGTGATCGACTGGTCTGTAACGCCTGCTGTAAGTCATACTATGAAATATCCGATGGCAGGACAGGCTTCTCACCAGGTTACCTTAGGAGTTTACAATATTAAAAGTAAGGCTGTAACATTCTTAAACATAGAAGGTGAAAAAGACCAATATTTGACGGCTGTTACCTGGAGCCCGGATTCAAAATATATTTTTGTGGGAGTTTTGAACAGAGGACAGAATCATCTGAAAATGAATCAGTATGATGCTGTTACAGGAAATTTTGTAAGAACTTTGTTTGAAGAAACCAATGATAAATATGTAGAGCCTCAGCATCCGCTGGTATTCTTCCCAAAATCCAATACAGACTTTATCTGGCAGAGCCAGAGAACAGGATATAATCATTTATTTCATTACAGCTTAGAAAAAGGGCTGGTTGCTCAAATTACAAAAGGAGACTGGCTGGTTACCGATATCTTAGGTTTTAGTGAAAAGAAAAAAGAGATCTATTTTATTTCGACTAAAGAAACTCCTTTAGAAAGACATTTATATAGAATCAACTGGACCAATTTCAAAATGCAGCGTTTAGATGATGCTTCAGGAATGCATTCAGGAGTATTGAGCAGTGACGGAAGTTATTTATTTGATATGTACAGTAATGAAGCAGCTCCGAGAGTGGCGAATATTATCAATACAAATACTTTAAAGTCTCATAATATCCTTACTGCTGAAAATACATTAAAGAATTATCAGAGACCGGAAATTAAAAATGTAGAATTAAAAGCGGATGACGGAACACCTCTATATGGAAAGATCATTCTTCCGACTAATTTTGATCCTAACAAAAAATACCCGGTTATTGTTTATCTGTATAACGGACCGCACTTACAGCTTGTAACGAATACCTTCCCAGCTTCCGGAAACCTTTGGTATGAATATATGGCTCAAAACGGATACATCATTTTTACAATGGATGGGAGAGGATCTTCTAACCGCGGAATGAAATTCGAGCAGGCCGTATTCAGAAATTTAGGGACTACTGAAATGAAGGATCAGATGAAAGGTGTGGATTATTTAAAATCTCTTCCTTATGTAGATGCTGAAAGAATGGGAATTCACGGCTGGAGCTTCGGAGGATTTATGACAACGAGCTTTATGCTCCGCCACCCGGAAGTTTTCAAGGTAGGAGTTGCCGGAGGACCTGTAATCGACTGGAAAATGTACGAGATCATGTATGGTGAAAGATATATGGATACACCGCAGGAAAATCCAGAAGGATATGCCGCAGCGAATCTTTTAGATAAAGTTCAGAACCTGAAAGGAAAACTATTGATGATCCACGGGGCTCAGGATGATGTAGTGGTTTGGCAGCATTCAATTAAATTTATCAAATCTGCTGTAGACAATGGAGTTCAGCTTGATTATTTTGTTTACCCGGGGCATCCGCACAATGTAATAGGAAAAGACAGAGTACATCTGATGCAGAAAGTAACTGATTATTTTGATCAGTATTTAAAAAAATAA